A stretch of Brassica napus cultivar Da-Ae chromosome C6, Da-Ae, whole genome shotgun sequence DNA encodes these proteins:
- the LOC106437308 gene encoding deoxyhypusine hydroxylase encodes MAAKASALSTEYGGVSNMEKFLCERLLDQSQPISERFRALFSLRNLKGPGPRNALILASRDSSNLLAHEAAFALGQMQDAEAVPALESVLNDMSLHPIVRHEAAEALGAIGLAGNADILKKSLIFDPAQEVRETCELALKRIEELSNVVDAETKRSPFMSVDPAAPAAAFSSVHQLRQILMDETKGMYERYAALFALRNHGGEDAVSAIVDSLSADSALLRHEVAYVLGQLQNKAALDTLSKILRDVNEHPMVRHEAAEALGSIADEQSIALLQEFSRDTEPLVSQSCEVALSMLEFENSGKSFEFFFTQDPLVC; translated from the exons ATGGCAGCTAAGGCATCAGCTTTATCGACGGAATACGGCGGAGTGAGTAACATGGAGAAGTTTCTCTGCGAGCGATTGTTGGACCAGTCGCAGCCAATCTCAGAGCGATTCAGagctctcttctctcttcgCAACTTGAAAGGCCCTGGTCCTCGCAACGCTCTAATCCTCG CATCCAGAGATTCATCCAACTTGTTAGCACATGAAGCTGCCTTTGCGTTGGGACAGATGCAAGATGCTGAAGCAGTTCCTGCTCTAGAGTCGGTTCTTAATGATATGTCTTTGCATCCTATAGTGCGCCATGAG GCAGCAGAAGCTCTTGGAGCTATTGGTTTAGCGGGCAATGCCGACATTTTGAAGAAAAGCTTGATCTTTGATCCTGCTCAGGAGGTTCGGGAAACATGTGAGTTAGCTCTCAAAAGGATTGAAGAGCTGAGTAATGTTGTTGATGCGGAGACAAAGAGATCACCTTTCATGTCTGTTGACCCTGCGGCTCCAGCTGCTGCTTTCTCTTCCGTTCACCAATTGAG GCAGATTCTTATGGATGAAACAAAAGGCATGTATGAGAGATATGCTGCTCTTTTCGCTCTGAGGAATCATGGTGGAGAGGACGCTGTTTCTGCTATTGTTGATTCTTTGAGTGCTGATAGTGCTCTTCTACGACATGAG GTTGCTTATGTCTTGGGGCAATTACAAAACAAAGCTGCTTTAGATACTCTAAGCAAAATACTTAGAGATGTGAATGAGCACCCAATGGTTAGACACGAGGCTGCAGAAGCGCTTGGTTCTATTGCAG ATGAACAGAGCATCGCATTGCTACAGGAATTCTCAAGGGACACTGAGCCTCTTGTTTCTCAAAGCTGTGAAGTTGCACTGAGCATGTTGGAATTTGAAAATTCAGGCAAATCATTCGAG TTCTTTTTCACACAAGACCCGCTTGTTTGCTAA
- the LOC111207089 gene encoding MATH domain and coiled-coil domain-containing protein At2g42465-like — protein sequence MWNGDGTVEFNGFRVLYSEVEYVRRIFERHPETAMNLRPKNQLVKNAYLNTLLNLIDIVCLAPQELTEEELSDAENTLMDLVGVGFELDWLKRKLEELCVKKKKMEARGARMRELDRMIVEQRQVLLALEVERKNEENEAVSDSARLGFEDVV from the exons ATGTGGAACGGTGATGGAACGGTGGAGTTTAATGGCTTCCGAGTTCTCTATTCAGAG GTAGAGTATGTAAGGAGAATCTTTGAAAGACATCCAGAAACCGCAATGAATCTTCGTCCAAAGAACCAGTTGGTGAAGAATGCCTACTTGAACACTCTCCTCAATCTCATCGACATTGTTTGCTTAGCTCCTCAGGAGCTCACGGAGGAAGAGCTAAGTGATGCTGAGAACACGCTTATGGATTTGGTAGGGGTAGGTTTCGAGTTGGATTGGTTGAAGAGAAAACTTGAAGAGCTTtgcgtgaagaagaagaaaatggaagCACGCGGTGCCCGCATGAGGGAACTTGATAGAATGATTGTGGAACAGAGACAAGTGTTGCTTGCGCTTGAAGTTGAACGGAAGAATGAAGAGAACGAGGCTGTTTCCGACAGTGCTCGTCTTGGTTTCGAGGATGTTGTTTGA
- the LOC106356831 gene encoding protein RESTRICTED TEV MOVEMENT 3 has translation MEKKFDKKFTWVIKDFSSLQSVNILSDIFVVRGCKWQLNAYPKGNKGQNFLSLFLEVAGYGSFPSGWRRHARFRVIVVNQRSETLSRQLEGQNWFEEKAKGWGFPSMLSLDEINAKDSGFLVNGELKIVVEIELLEIIGKVEVNGFHLLSSQVESVSRMFEKHPETASEVHLKNPNLRTGYMSLLLSLIDTLCQSPHKLPKDDLDEAHYALESLTDAGFKLDWLEKKISQVSEMKEKEKDGESRRQDIEKELKDLKQKCSDVEAQLEKEKSEALAAKAPFSFDDIIQ, from the exons ATGGAGAAGAAGTTCGATAAGAAGTTCACTTGGGTGATCAAAGATTTCTCTTCTTTGCAATCAGTGAATATACTGTCAGATATTTTCGTTGTCCGTGGCTGCAAATG GCAACTTAATGCATATCCCAAAGGAAACAAGGGTCAGAActttttgtctttgtttctgGAAGTCGCCGGTTATGGATCATTCCCATCTGGATGGAGAAGACACGCACGATTTCGCGTTATTGTTGTAAATCAACGTTCTGAGACACTCTCCCGGCAACTTG AAGGACAAAACTGGTTTGAAGAGAAGGCTAAGGGCTGGGGTTTTCCATCCATGCTTTCTCTTGATGAAATTAATGCCAAAGATAGTGGGTTCCTGGTGAATGGGGAGCTCAAGATTGTTGTCGAGATAGAACTTCTTGAAATTATTGGCAAAGTAGAGGTTAATGGGTTTCACCTTCTTTCTTCACAg GTGGAATCTGTGAGCCGTATGTTTGAAAAGCATCCAGAAACTGCCTCTGAAGTACATCTAAAGAACCCAAATCTTAGGACAGGTTACATGAGTTTGCTACTAAGTCTGATAGATACTCTGTGCCAGTCTCCTCACAAGCTCCCCAAGGATGATCTGGATGAGGCGCACTATGCACTGGAATCATTGACTGATGCTGGTTTTAAGTTGGATTGGTTGGAGAAGAAAATTTCTCAAGTGTCAGAAatgaaggagaaagagaaagatGGTGAGAGTCGTAGGCAAGATATTGAGAAAGAGTTGAAAGATTTAAAGCAGAAGTGCTCAGATGTGGAAGCTCAGCTGGAGAAGGAGAAGTCAGAGGCGTTGGCTGCAAAAGCTCCCTTCTCATTCGATGATATTATTCAATGA